A single region of the Ziziphus jujuba cultivar Dongzao chromosome 10, ASM3175591v1 genome encodes:
- the LOC107410660 gene encoding protein VERNALIZATION 3, with protein sequence MPRERDPLVVGRVIGDVLDPFTRSISLRVSYGNREVNNGCELKPSHVVSQPRVDIGGDDLRTFYTLVMVDPDAPSPSDPNLREYLHWLVTDIPATTGASFGQEVVCYESPRPTVGIHRFVFVLFRQLGRQTVYAPGWRQNFNTRDFAELYNLGLPVAAVYFNCQRESGSGGRRR encoded by the exons ATGCCTAGAGAAAGGGACCCTCTTGTTGTTGGTAGAGTTATCGGAGATGTTTTGGACCCTTTCACAAGGTCTATATCTCTTAGGGTTTCTTACGGTAATCGAGAGGTTAACAATGGTTGTGAGCTCAAGCCTTCCCACGTTGTCAGCCAACCTAGAGTTGACATTGGTGGTGACGATCTTAGGACTTTCTACACCTTG GTTATGGTTGATCCTGATGCTCCTAGCCCAAGTGACCCAAACCTAAGAGAATATTTGCACTG GTTGGTGACTGATATTCCAGCAACTACAGGGGCAAGCTTTG GACAAGAAGTAGTGTGTTATGAGAGTCCACGACCGACAGTGGGGATTCATCGATTTGTTTTTGTGCTGTTTCGGCAATTGGGGAGGCAAACAGTGTACGCACCTGGGTGGCGTCAGAATTTCAACACCAGAGACTTTGCTGAGCTTTATAATCTTGGATTGCCAGTTGCAGCGGTTTACTTTAACTGCCAAAGGGAAAGTGGCTCCGGTGGAAGGAGACGATAG